In Symmachiella dynata, the following are encoded in one genomic region:
- a CDS encoding FG-GAP-like repeat-containing protein — MKNVKLQHWLIMLLAVVIGLVMFFCLAPVPNSNDVDEAPPPPPPVVPAEPAATSDQTRAPPPTAPVLPEIPFTDITEEAGIDFVHQNGAAGEMLLPETMGSGAAFFDYDNDGDQDLLLVNATAWPHAPSQSSTATSVLYQNDGHGHFEDVSAAVGLNLNCYGTGVAVGDFDNDGWRDLFIAAVGRDHLFRNNGGEFEEVTTKAGVAGEETAYSSSCGWWDYDNDGDLDLFVCHYIDWSRASDLAQNFSRTGGMRDYGPPLDFGGTFSKLFRNDGAGQFSDVTAAAGIEVRSSTGRPLGKSLGLIPVDVDSDGWLDLIVANDTVRNFLFHNQQDGTFLEIGVRAGIAFDNSGNARGGMGIDAGFLRNDTSLAVTIGDFANEASALFVARRPLLFADEATISGLGAATLLDLTFGTFYFDADLDGRLDILAANGHISSQIERVQTSQTHAQAPQLFWNAGPGAPLEFVPLTAKQCSENFVKPIVGRGAAYADIDGDGDQDVLMTATGARPRLLRNDQQTGHHWLRLKLVGTRTNRDAIGARVDVHVGDTTFTKQVMPTRSYLSQMELPVTFGLGARATIDKVNVHWPGGVEQVVDDPQVDALNVVTQPR; from the coding sequence ATGAAAAATGTAAAACTTCAACACTGGCTGATCATGCTGCTGGCGGTCGTGATCGGGCTGGTGATGTTTTTCTGCCTAGCGCCGGTACCGAATTCCAATGACGTCGACGAAGCTCCACCGCCGCCCCCGCCTGTGGTTCCTGCGGAACCAGCAGCAACGTCGGACCAAACCCGCGCGCCGCCTCCAACGGCGCCGGTCCTGCCGGAGATTCCCTTCACCGACATCACGGAGGAAGCGGGTATTGACTTTGTGCACCAAAACGGTGCCGCTGGCGAAATGTTGTTGCCCGAAACCATGGGCAGCGGCGCGGCGTTTTTCGACTATGACAACGACGGCGATCAAGACTTGTTGTTGGTGAACGCCACCGCATGGCCGCACGCGCCCTCGCAATCCTCCACGGCGACTTCCGTTCTCTATCAAAACGACGGCCACGGGCATTTTGAAGATGTGTCCGCTGCCGTTGGGTTGAACCTGAACTGTTATGGAACGGGCGTCGCCGTTGGGGATTTCGATAACGATGGTTGGCGGGACCTGTTTATCGCCGCCGTCGGTCGCGATCATCTGTTTCGCAACAACGGTGGAGAGTTTGAGGAAGTCACGACCAAAGCAGGTGTCGCCGGCGAGGAAACCGCCTACAGCAGCAGTTGCGGTTGGTGGGACTACGACAATGACGGCGACCTCGATTTGTTTGTCTGCCATTACATTGATTGGTCGCGCGCGTCCGATTTAGCGCAGAATTTCTCGCGAACCGGCGGCATGCGGGACTATGGGCCGCCGCTCGATTTTGGAGGGACCTTTTCGAAGTTATTTCGTAACGATGGAGCGGGGCAATTTTCCGACGTCACCGCTGCCGCCGGAATCGAAGTCCGATCTTCCACGGGACGTCCGTTGGGAAAGTCGCTGGGGCTGATTCCCGTGGATGTGGACAGCGATGGTTGGTTGGATCTGATCGTGGCCAACGATACGGTGCGCAACTTTTTGTTTCACAATCAACAAGACGGTACGTTTTTGGAGATCGGGGTGCGGGCGGGGATTGCCTTTGACAATTCCGGCAATGCGCGGGGCGGCATGGGGATCGATGCCGGTTTCTTGCGAAATGACACGTCGCTGGCGGTCACGATTGGGGACTTTGCCAACGAAGCGTCGGCGCTGTTTGTGGCGCGGCGACCGCTGTTGTTTGCGGACGAAGCCACGATTAGCGGACTCGGCGCAGCAACGCTGCTGGATTTGACGTTCGGCACGTTTTATTTTGATGCCGACCTCGACGGACGGCTCGACATCCTGGCTGCCAACGGGCATATCAGTTCGCAAATCGAACGCGTGCAAACCAGCCAAACACACGCCCAAGCTCCGCAGTTGTTTTGGAATGCCGGTCCAGGCGCGCCGCTGGAGTTCGTACCGCTCACAGCCAAGCAGTGCAGCGAAAATTTTGTCAAACCAATCGTCGGCCGTGGCGCCGCTTATGCCGACATCGATGGCGACGGCGATCAGGACGTACTCATGACCGCTACCGGTGCACGCCCACGCTTGTTACGCAACGATCAACAGACCGGTCATCATTGGCTGCGGTTGAAGCTAGTCGGCACGAGAACCAATCGTGATGCGATTGGCGCCCGGGTGGATGTGCATGTGGGGGATACGACATTTACTAAGCAGGTGATGCCGACGCGGAGTTATCTATCGCAGATGGAATTGCCGGTCACGTTTGGACTCGGCGCGCGGGCCACCATCGATAAAGTCAACGTGCATTGGCCGGGCGGCGTCGAACAGGTCGTTGACGATCCGCAAGTCGATGCACTGAATGTCGTGACACAACCGCGGTGA
- a CDS encoding nucleotidyltransferase family protein has protein sequence MSHRRIYAVLPAAGRSRRMGRPKLLLPLGGSTVIARLVGALRAGGVDDVIVVVRPDDTTLQEAAEAAGAQVVCPENDPADMRQSVQYALDYLATERHPNADDGWMLIPADHPLVDAKIVESLLASWRAGAAPILIPTHEGRRGHPTLFRWELSDEVPRIPPHQGLNRLVHDHESHVQEFPVPSDHILLDLDTLEDYERLQVEWRRENE, from the coding sequence GTGAGTCACAGGCGGATTTATGCCGTGCTACCAGCGGCGGGGCGGAGTCGGCGCATGGGCCGGCCTAAGCTGCTATTGCCGCTAGGCGGTTCAACAGTGATTGCGCGATTGGTCGGCGCCCTGCGCGCAGGGGGCGTGGACGACGTGATCGTTGTGGTCCGCCCGGACGACACCACCCTGCAGGAAGCGGCCGAAGCGGCCGGTGCACAGGTTGTCTGCCCAGAAAACGATCCCGCCGACATGCGGCAGAGCGTGCAATACGCATTGGACTATCTCGCCACGGAACGACATCCCAACGCCGATGATGGTTGGATGTTGATACCCGCCGATCATCCGCTGGTCGATGCGAAAATCGTTGAGTCTCTTTTAGCAAGCTGGCGAGCCGGTGCGGCCCCAATTTTAATTCCCACGCACGAAGGCCGTCGCGGCCACCCGACACTGTTTCGCTGGGAATTGTCCGACGAAGTCCCACGCATTCCCCCGCACCAAGGGCTGAATCGGCTGGTCCACGACCATGAATCCCACGTCCAAGAATTCCCCGTCCCCTCCGACCACATTCTGCTCGACCTAGACACGCTGGAAGACTACGAGCGGCTACAAGTCGAATGGCGACGCGAAAACGAATAA
- a CDS encoding helix-turn-helix transcriptional regulator — protein sequence MSADERLHRVLRLVQLLQSGRNHNANQLAEMCGVSRRTIFRYINTLQEGGIHIQYDEQQQGYSLPSNTYLPPTEFTLDEALALLTLCYELADGDGGVPFQNGARNAALKLASNLPQHLRDQLNGVSQTLAVRLDSHNPLSADRSYYDLFVKAVSRRRCVRIQYQSLTEWENISTVVHPYRLLFIRRSWYVIGRSTMHREVRTFNLGRVLAADLLDRTYTIPPRFSLERYLGNAWHLIREPGKSQQVVVRFQKMVAQNVAEVRWHKTQKVTWNDDETMDFSVTVDGLNEISWWILGYGDQAEVLRPGKLRMLIAERLRGMTETYAKELATVNKPKS from the coding sequence ATGTCCGCCGATGAGCGTCTCCACCGCGTGCTGCGTTTGGTGCAACTTTTGCAATCTGGAAGAAATCACAATGCGAACCAATTGGCCGAAATGTGCGGCGTCAGTCGGCGGACGATCTTTCGCTATATCAATACGCTCCAAGAAGGGGGCATTCACATACAATACGATGAGCAGCAGCAAGGATACTCGCTGCCGTCCAACACCTATCTGCCTCCCACGGAATTCACCCTAGACGAGGCACTCGCGCTGCTGACATTGTGCTACGAACTGGCCGATGGAGACGGCGGCGTGCCGTTTCAAAACGGTGCACGTAACGCCGCTTTAAAACTCGCCAGCAATCTGCCACAACACCTCCGCGACCAACTCAACGGCGTTTCGCAAACATTGGCGGTCCGACTCGATTCACACAACCCCCTCTCCGCCGACCGGTCGTATTACGATCTGTTTGTAAAGGCCGTTTCGCGGCGGCGCTGTGTCCGGATTCAGTATCAAAGCTTGACCGAATGGGAGAACATTTCCACCGTCGTGCATCCGTATCGCCTGTTATTCATTCGCCGCAGTTGGTACGTGATCGGCCGTTCGACGATGCACCGGGAAGTCCGTACGTTTAACTTAGGCCGGGTATTGGCCGCCGATTTGCTGGACCGGACCTACACAATCCCTCCACGGTTTTCCCTAGAGCGCTATTTAGGCAACGCTTGGCATTTGATTCGCGAGCCGGGAAAAAGCCAACAGGTCGTGGTTCGATTTCAGAAAATGGTGGCACAAAATGTGGCTGAAGTTCGCTGGCACAAAACACAAAAAGTGACCTGGAACGACGACGAAACCATGGATTTTTCCGTCACCGTCGACGGACTGAATGAAATATCTTGGTGGATCCTGGGCTACGGCGATCAAGCTGAGGTGCTGCGGCCGGGAAAACTGCGAATGTTGATTGCCGAGCGGCTGCGCGGTATGACAGAAACCTATGCCAAGGAGTTAGCAACGGTGAACAAGCCCAAGTCGTAA
- a CDS encoding protein kinase domain-containing protein, with product MLESGESTFLAGKLSMRAIPAEVTALIEPFMHRRRFATGQFLMQQGDTAKSIMVLDEGVVEIFTTDESGTRQHINKGSRGDVLGEMALLSGEPRSASVLALSDVKALVLPAERFHELAHDHPALSVVLTKLVADRLAGSGPDVLHGKTFHDYRIVRRLGRGGMSIVYEAIDPNGQHVALKMMSHSLVYDDFGREQFEREVRAIESLNHENIVRVFGRFAAFHSFFMIMEHCRGANLSEVIKYNGPLPEEEIRKIVGQLAAAVLAAHDSGLVHRDIKPANIMLIPEGTVKLMDFGLAAPVIDESLSQYAKHVVGTPRYMAPEQLDGKPAGFPADYFSFGAVVYELLTGKPLFAERKLSQLRKRHAQWNFPDYDVLRPTKNEWSRQLLAECLIRDPQKRRPDLSAIAKWAAPVDAGMLPGGNADTGKTGWEDETIME from the coding sequence ATGTTGGAGAGTGGGGAGTCGACATTTCTTGCAGGTAAGCTGTCGATGCGCGCCATCCCGGCCGAAGTCACCGCTTTGATCGAACCGTTTATGCATCGACGGAGGTTTGCTACCGGGCAATTCCTGATGCAGCAAGGGGACACCGCCAAGTCGATCATGGTTCTCGATGAGGGTGTGGTGGAGATCTTTACGACGGACGAATCGGGGACGCGGCAGCATATTAACAAAGGCAGTCGCGGCGACGTGTTGGGCGAAATGGCGCTGCTCTCGGGCGAACCGCGCTCCGCTAGCGTGTTGGCTCTGAGCGATGTCAAAGCGCTGGTGCTACCCGCTGAACGTTTTCATGAATTGGCCCACGACCATCCTGCATTGAGCGTGGTCCTCACCAAACTGGTCGCCGACCGGTTGGCTGGCAGCGGTCCGGATGTGTTGCATGGCAAGACGTTCCACGACTACCGCATCGTGCGGCGCTTGGGTCGAGGCGGGATGTCGATCGTGTATGAGGCGATCGATCCCAATGGGCAACATGTCGCGCTGAAAATGATGAGCCACAGTTTGGTGTACGATGATTTTGGCCGCGAGCAATTCGAACGGGAAGTCCGGGCGATCGAATCGCTCAATCACGAAAACATCGTCCGTGTGTTTGGACGGTTCGCTGCATTTCATTCGTTCTTCATGATCATGGAACATTGCCGGGGAGCCAATCTCTCCGAAGTGATTAAATACAACGGTCCGTTGCCCGAAGAGGAAATTCGGAAAATCGTCGGTCAGTTGGCCGCCGCCGTACTCGCCGCCCATGATTCCGGCCTGGTACACCGCGACATCAAGCCGGCCAATATCATGCTCATCCCGGAGGGGACGGTCAAACTGATGGATTTTGGATTGGCCGCTCCGGTGATCGATGAATCTTTGTCTCAGTACGCCAAACACGTTGTGGGCACCCCCCGCTATATGGCGCCGGAACAACTCGACGGTAAACCGGCCGGGTTTCCAGCCGATTATTTTTCGTTTGGCGCCGTTGTCTATGAACTGCTCACCGGCAAGCCGCTCTTTGCCGAGCGAAAACTGTCCCAGTTACGCAAGCGCCATGCTCAATGGAATTTTCCCGACTACGATGTGCTGCGGCCGACAAAAAATGAATGGTCTCGCCAACTGCTGGCTGAGTGCCTGATTCGCGATCCACAAAAGCGGCGACCCGATCTCAGTGCAATCGCAAAATGGGCCGCTCCCGTCGATGCCGGCATGCTCCCCGGTGGCAACGCCGACACCGGAAAAACAGGTTGGGAGGACGAAACCATCATGGAATAA
- the aspS gene encoding aspartate--tRNA ligase, protein MLRTHTCGDLRAADAEKTVTLCGWVDTWRDFGGLVFLDLRDRYGITQITVNPEHDAEMHKLARTLRNEDVIQVTGVVAIRPDDMVNPKLVTGEIDLKARELTLLNRSKTPPFEPGTTDPPGEEHRLKYRFIDLRRKQLQDAMIMRHRFTKLVRDYFDEHGFLDIETPILGRSSPEGARDYLVPSRVHPGCFYALPQSPQIYKQILMVAGFDRYMQIARCFRDEDLRADRQPEFTQIDIEMSFVTRDDILELVDGLIRYMMKNLRDVEVPEIPRLDHADVMERYGNDKPDLRFGMELVDIGEIAGGCGFGVFQKTIESGGRVRGLTAPGAAEKYSRKKIDELTAYVGDYRAKGLAFFRVQEGQLDSPIAKFFSADEQKAIIEKMNAQPGDLLFFVADKAEVTSAALAALRNRLGKELELYDPNDMHFSWVLNFPLVTHNPDEGRWDAEHHPFCNPVAEDLEYFKTDPSKIRAESYDLVINGYESASGSVRIHDPAVQQQIFDLLGINAEEAEARFGFLLESLRYGAPPHAGLALGLDRWVMLLLGYDNIRDVIAFPKTQKASDLLSGAPSTVDDHQLRDLNIKTDL, encoded by the coding sequence TTGTTACGGACTCATACGTGCGGCGACTTGCGCGCTGCGGATGCGGAAAAGACTGTCACACTCTGTGGTTGGGTCGATACTTGGCGCGATTTCGGGGGCTTGGTCTTCTTGGACCTCCGCGACCGCTACGGCATTACGCAAATCACCGTCAACCCGGAACACGACGCCGAAATGCACAAACTCGCCCGCACTTTGCGGAACGAAGATGTCATTCAGGTGACCGGCGTTGTCGCGATCCGTCCCGACGACATGGTGAATCCCAAACTCGTCACAGGCGAAATCGACCTCAAAGCCCGCGAGTTGACACTGCTCAACCGCAGCAAAACCCCACCGTTTGAACCGGGAACCACCGATCCGCCGGGCGAAGAACATCGGCTGAAGTATCGCTTCATCGACCTCCGCCGCAAGCAATTGCAAGATGCGATGATCATGCGGCACCGGTTCACGAAACTGGTACGGGACTATTTCGACGAACATGGGTTTCTGGACATCGAGACCCCCATTTTGGGCCGCAGTTCGCCCGAAGGAGCACGGGATTACCTGGTCCCCAGTCGCGTGCATCCGGGCTGTTTTTATGCCCTGCCGCAATCGCCGCAAATCTACAAGCAAATCCTGATGGTCGCCGGATTCGACCGGTATATGCAAATCGCCCGCTGCTTTCGCGATGAAGACCTCCGCGCCGATCGCCAACCGGAGTTCACGCAAATCGACATCGAAATGTCTTTCGTGACTCGCGACGACATTTTGGAATTGGTCGACGGGCTGATTCGTTACATGATGAAAAACCTGCGCGATGTGGAGGTCCCGGAGATTCCACGGCTCGATCACGCCGACGTGATGGAACGTTACGGAAACGACAAACCGGATTTGCGGTTCGGCATGGAATTGGTCGACATCGGCGAAATCGCCGGCGGCTGCGGATTTGGTGTGTTTCAAAAAACAATCGAATCAGGCGGCCGCGTACGGGGACTGACCGCACCGGGCGCTGCCGAAAAATATAGCCGCAAGAAGATCGACGAATTGACGGCCTACGTCGGAGACTACCGCGCGAAGGGACTGGCCTTTTTCCGCGTCCAAGAGGGACAGCTCGATTCGCCGATTGCCAAGTTCTTCTCCGCTGACGAACAAAAAGCGATCATCGAAAAGATGAACGCTCAGCCGGGCGACCTGTTGTTCTTCGTCGCAGACAAAGCCGAAGTGACATCCGCCGCGCTGGCTGCATTGCGAAACCGTTTGGGTAAGGAACTAGAACTGTATGATCCCAACGACATGCACTTCAGTTGGGTGCTCAATTTCCCGTTGGTCACGCACAATCCGGACGAGGGCCGTTGGGATGCGGAACATCATCCGTTTTGTAACCCGGTCGCCGAAGATCTGGAGTACTTCAAAACCGACCCCAGTAAAATTCGAGCTGAGTCCTACGACCTGGTGATCAATGGTTACGAGTCGGCCAGCGGCAGCGTCCGTATTCACGACCCGGCCGTTCAACAACAGATCTTCGATCTGCTGGGCATCAATGCTGAAGAGGCGGAAGCGCGGTTTGGATTCTTGTTGGAATCGCTACGCTACGGTGCTCCGCCGCATGCGGGATTGGCGCTGGGGTTGGACCGTTGGGTGATGTTGTTGTTGGGTTACGACAACATTCGCGACGTGATCGCCTTCCCCAAAACACAAAAAGCCTCGGACCTACTCAGCGGCGCCCCCTCCACCGTCGACGACCACCAACTCCGCGACCTAAACATAAAAACCGACCTCTAG
- the egtD gene encoding L-histidine N(alpha)-methyltransferase produces MSQIALMDCAPRSSDFRHDLLAGLSQSPKTLPCKYLYDERGSQLFELICELEEYYPTRAEISILQNYGAEIAEALGSDCAVIEYGSGSGLKTEILLEHLHAPNVYFPVDISREHLCSSAAALEEKCPDIDIVPVCADFTRDFELPDSLVNGSRRAAYFSGSTIGNFEVDESIEILQGMARLCGRDGCLLIGVDLQKDPAVLEAAYDDSEGVTRQFNQNLLHRANAELDADFDVEQFQHRAIYNPQHARIEMHLESSCDQQVTVAGQKINFAAGETIHTENSHKHTLESFANIAARAGWQVKTVWTDDRQYFSVQYLTVTT; encoded by the coding sequence ATGAGTCAAATCGCCCTGATGGATTGCGCGCCACGGAGCAGCGACTTTCGACACGATCTTTTGGCGGGTCTTTCCCAATCTCCTAAGACATTACCGTGCAAATACCTCTACGACGAACGCGGCTCGCAATTGTTTGAGCTGATTTGTGAATTAGAGGAGTATTACCCTACCCGCGCGGAAATCAGCATCCTGCAAAACTATGGCGCTGAAATCGCCGAGGCACTCGGTTCTGACTGTGCCGTGATTGAGTACGGCAGCGGGAGTGGACTGAAGACCGAAATTCTGCTCGAGCACCTCCACGCACCGAATGTCTACTTCCCTGTCGATATTTCACGGGAACACCTGTGCTCGTCGGCGGCAGCACTTGAGGAAAAGTGTCCCGATATCGATATCGTGCCGGTCTGTGCCGACTTCACGCGAGACTTTGAACTGCCCGACTCGCTGGTGAATGGTTCCCGCAGAGCGGCGTATTTCTCTGGTTCGACGATCGGAAATTTTGAGGTCGACGAATCGATCGAAATCCTGCAAGGCATGGCACGCCTGTGCGGCCGCGATGGATGCCTGTTGATCGGTGTCGACCTACAAAAAGATCCGGCGGTTTTAGAAGCAGCCTACGATGATTCCGAAGGGGTCACGCGGCAGTTCAATCAAAATCTATTGCACCGCGCCAATGCGGAGTTGGACGCCGACTTCGACGTCGAGCAATTTCAACACCGGGCGATCTACAATCCTCAACACGCGCGGATCGAAATGCACCTCGAGAGCAGCTGTGACCAACAAGTGACAGTCGCCGGCCAAAAAATCAATTTCGCCGCCGGCGAAACCATCCACACCGAAAACTCGCACAAACATACGCTCGAGAGCTTCGCCAACATCGCCGCCCGCGCCGGTTGGCAAGTAAAAACCGTCTGGACCGACGACCGCCAATATTTCAGCGTCCAATACCTAACCGTCACCACCTAG
- the egtB gene encoding ergothioneine biosynthesis protein EgtB, which translates to MDYASLRDAYLAVRRQSEAIVAQLEPEDCVVQSMPDVSPTRWHLAHVTWFFETFVLKPFLPNYESTHPAFEYLFNSYYNTVGRQFPRAQRGLLSRPTVAEVLDYRRHVDQHMQRLLEDPPHDFVEPARVIEIGLNHEQQHQELMLTDIKHVFSCNPLYPAFQNRASVEAQTTRQLGWQRFDEGLYEIGKTGDGFAFDNESPRHRVFVESFELADRLVTCGEFRQFIEDGGYQRPEFWLSAGWATVQENHALGPGPDSWPSAMYWQKRDEDWYHFTLDGMRPIDPAEPMCHVSYFEADAYARWAGARLPTEAEWEIAAADQPLTGNFIESGALHPLPVAQDSHSRQTFGDVWEWTASQYTAYPGYAAADGALGEYNGKFMCNQFVLRGGSCVTPASHIRLTYRNFFPPSARWQFSGIRLAK; encoded by the coding sequence ATGGACTACGCAAGCTTAAGGGACGCCTACCTTGCCGTTCGCCGCCAAAGTGAGGCGATCGTCGCGCAGCTCGAACCGGAAGATTGCGTGGTGCAATCCATGCCTGATGTCAGCCCGACACGTTGGCATTTGGCACATGTCACCTGGTTTTTCGAAACATTTGTCCTCAAACCGTTTTTGCCCAACTACGAATCAACGCATCCGGCGTTCGAGTATCTGTTCAATTCTTACTACAACACAGTAGGCCGACAATTCCCCCGCGCACAGCGCGGGTTGCTGTCACGCCCGACGGTTGCGGAAGTTCTGGACTACCGCCGGCACGTGGATCAGCACATGCAGCGACTGCTGGAGGATCCGCCGCACGATTTTGTCGAGCCGGCGCGGGTGATTGAAATTGGGCTCAATCACGAACAACAACATCAGGAATTGATGCTGACTGATATCAAGCATGTCTTTTCCTGCAATCCGCTCTATCCTGCCTTTCAAAATCGCGCTAGCGTCGAGGCTCAGACCACGCGGCAATTGGGCTGGCAACGGTTTGATGAAGGGCTTTACGAAATCGGCAAGACGGGAGACGGATTTGCCTTCGATAACGAATCGCCGCGACATCGCGTGTTTGTCGAGTCGTTTGAATTGGCGGATCGACTGGTGACATGCGGCGAGTTTCGTCAGTTCATCGAAGATGGCGGATACCAGCGGCCGGAGTTTTGGCTGTCCGCCGGATGGGCGACGGTACAGGAAAACCATGCGCTTGGTCCCGGGCCTGATTCCTGGCCGTCTGCCATGTATTGGCAAAAACGCGATGAGGATTGGTATCACTTCACACTCGACGGGATGCGGCCGATTGATCCGGCGGAACCGATGTGCCATGTCAGTTATTTCGAGGCGGACGCGTACGCCCGCTGGGCCGGAGCTCGTTTGCCGACCGAAGCGGAATGGGAAATCGCCGCTGCGGACCAGCCGCTTACCGGGAATTTTATTGAAAGTGGTGCGCTACACCCCCTGCCGGTCGCCCAGGACAGTCATTCCCGGCAAACCTTCGGCGATGTTTGGGAATGGACGGCGAGCCAGTACACCGCTTATCCGGGCTACGCCGCCGCCGACGGTGCGTTGGGTGAATACAACGGCAAGTTTATGTGCAATCAGTTTGTCTTGCGCGGTGGTTCGTGCGTAACACCCGCATCCCACATCCGCCTAACCTACCGCAACTTCTTCCCCCCCTCCGCCCGCTGGCAGTTTTCAGGTATCCGTTTAGCGAAGTAA
- a CDS encoding PQQ-binding-like beta-propeller repeat protein produces MPRVYMVLAVALLFVVESTGCAEQESGTAVATPAKISVSEADWPWWRGFQRNGIAPDGQSPPTTWSKDENVIWKAPIPGRGHSSPTVVGDRVFITTADEEQQTQSVICFDRETGNQLWKTDVHTGGLTDKGNKKSTQASSTVACDGERLFINFLNNDAVYTTALTIDGKKLWQKKVTDYVVHQGYGSSPAIYGSVVIVSADNKGGGAIAAFDRESGELTWKHKRPSEPNYASPIILNVAGKDQVIFTGCDLVSSYDPLTGKQNWEVEGATTECVTSTPTDGNLVFSSGGYPKNHVSAIRGDGSGEIAWENKTRVYVPSMLVIDGHLYAVSDKGIVYCWKSDSGEELWKKRIGGPFTSTPVLAGGRLYATTEDATTYVVTVSPEGLENVSKNQLGDETYATPAICGNRIYMRVVETVDGERREMLYCLGE; encoded by the coding sequence ATGCCCCGCGTTTATATGGTTTTGGCTGTGGCGTTGTTGTTCGTTGTCGAGTCGACCGGTTGCGCGGAGCAGGAATCGGGCACAGCTGTCGCCACGCCGGCCAAGATTTCTGTTTCCGAAGCGGATTGGCCTTGGTGGCGAGGATTTCAGCGTAACGGCATCGCCCCAGACGGCCAATCGCCGCCGACCACCTGGAGCAAAGACGAAAACGTGATCTGGAAAGCGCCCATTCCGGGCCGTGGACACAGTTCGCCGACCGTGGTGGGTGACCGCGTCTTTATCACGACTGCTGATGAAGAACAACAAACCCAGTCGGTGATCTGTTTCGATCGCGAGACGGGCAATCAGCTTTGGAAAACCGACGTCCACACCGGCGGCCTGACCGATAAGGGCAACAAGAAATCGACGCAAGCATCCTCGACTGTTGCTTGCGACGGTGAGCGGTTGTTCATCAATTTTCTCAACAACGACGCCGTCTATACCACGGCACTGACCATCGACGGGAAAAAGTTGTGGCAAAAAAAGGTCACTGATTATGTCGTGCATCAGGGTTATGGGTCGTCGCCGGCGATTTACGGTTCGGTAGTGATCGTCTCGGCCGACAACAAAGGGGGCGGGGCGATTGCCGCTTTCGATCGCGAGTCCGGTGAGCTTACCTGGAAACACAAACGGCCGAGTGAGCCGAATTATGCGTCGCCAATCATTCTCAACGTCGCCGGCAAAGACCAAGTGATCTTCACCGGCTGCGACCTTGTCTCAAGCTATGACCCGCTGACCGGCAAGCAGAATTGGGAAGTCGAAGGGGCGACGACCGAATGTGTGACGTCGACTCCCACCGATGGAAACCTCGTCTTTTCCAGCGGCGGCTACCCCAAAAACCATGTTTCTGCCATCCGCGGCGACGGTTCGGGTGAGATCGCTTGGGAAAACAAGACCCGCGTCTATGTCCCTTCGATGCTAGTCATCGATGGCCATCTGTATGCAGTATCCGATAAAGGAATTGTCTATTGCTGGAAGAGCGACAGTGGCGAAGAACTCTGGAAAAAACGTATCGGCGGACCGTTCACTTCGACCCCCGTGTTGGCGGGCGGCCGATTGTATGCCACGACCGAAGACGCAACGACCTACGTCGTGACGGTCAGCCCCGAGGGACTAGAAAACGTCTCCAAAAACCAACTCGGCGACGAAACCTATGCCACACCGGCCATCTGCGGCAACCGTATTTACATGCGTGTCGTCGAAACCGTGGATGGCGAGCGGCGAGAGATGTTGTATTGCCTCGGCGAATAG